The following is a genomic window from Synechococcales cyanobacterium T60_A2020_003.
GATGAGCTAATTGAGCGAATCAAAAACGAGGGCAGTAATAGTCCGGCTGATATTCTGCTCACCGTGGATGCCGGACGCTTATGGCGAGCGGAGGAAGAAGGCTTGCTCCAGCCCGTGAAATCTGAGGTCTTAGAGACCAACATTCCCGCTAGTCTGCGTGACCCCGATGGTTACTGGTTTGGTCTGGCGAAACGTGCCCGTGTGATTGTCTACAACAAAGATACCGTTGACCCATCAGAGCTATCCACCT
Proteins encoded in this region:
- a CDS encoding extracellular solute-binding protein; its protein translation is MNRLPSRLFGAVASLSLLTVVGCANPSADQNAATDTSSEMSAPTGEINIYSSRHYDTDDALYTTFTNETGIKVNLIEGKDDELIERIKNEGSNSPADILLTVDAGRLWRAEEEGLLQPVKSEVLETNIPASLRDPDGYWFGLAKRARVIVYNKDTVDPSELST